From the uncultured Methanomethylovorans sp. genome, the window CAAAGCCAGCCAGAAGACGAAGCTCTTTCAGAAGCTGATGCAGAACAGCAGGCGGAAGAGTCCTATGATCCTGAGGCAGAAGAAGAAATGCAAAGTTCTTCGGATGCTGTTGTATCGGAGGATAGTCAAACCTCATCTGATTCAGATGAGAATAAAACAATCGCAGGCATCGACCCAGATCTCAGGCAACAACCTGGATTTGAATCATGGATTTTGGTGCTGGCCTTCATAGCTATCCTGAAGATTGAGAAAAAAGGAAAAGGCTGAAAAACTCTCATTTCTCGGCTTTTTCAATTATCTTCTCTGCAACAGCCATGCTTTCTTCTTTTTCCATCCTACGGGCTGCAAAGTTGATGACGGCGGTTAAAATGATCAATTACATCAATAAAAGCAAGTGATACAAAGAGTGCTGTTGGTTACTATCCACCCAAATGCTAGGTGTTCTTTTTTCTGGGTATTAATTTGTTTATGCTGTATAGGAAAGGATCTGACAATCAGTGGATAGTAACACAACCTGAATCGAGAAATTACACGATTGGATATAAAGGTTCCATTATTGATGATATACGTTACCACTTACGGTTACATAATCCCTCCAATCAAAAAATTACCCAGAAGATGCGACAAATTGGATTCTGTAATATTCCGTTTTCTTCTACCAGAAAATAAGACTTTGACTTGACATGCTGGATATATTAAGAACTCCAGTAGTGTATGAACTTAGGATATTTACTCACTGTACCCTTCTCATGTTTTACTAAAGTACAGTTCTCATCCCATGCCCATGTTTCCATAGTGGCTGTACTTTCTCAGTTTTTGCAGTCATCCGATGACTTATCAATTTCCGTTAAAATCAGACATTAGAGGGATTGGAACAGTGGATACACTGAGGGGCATAAACATGTAATAACTCTATAGAGATCCTATCAAGTTTGTAGAGGTGGATACATACATGATGGTATCCCTCCGACGATATGGGTTGGTAAAAATGACCACACAAAAACGAACGAAGGAGATCATGGAATTAAGTTCGAGTCACAGGAACCTACTTTGATTCCAGATACTTTTTGAAAGGTATCAGGTCGTTGATTTCAATACCAATCATAGTAATTGACAAATTCCTATCCGCTTCGAGAGTAAAAGAACTATGCGATTGTCTAAAGTCGTAAACCATTTTTTCCGAAATCGGTTGCTTTAGCACACTATTAGAATATTCTATAAAGTCGTCGAATAAGCTTGCTCCTACATCACAAGGATATAGAATCAACGCCCTCGGATTGGGGCAAATGTTAAACGGAAATAATCTGCAAATAGTTGGCCGTTGGTCATATGCACTACATTTGTTATGTTCCAGAAATGGGCATGGGGGATTTATTCTATAATGATGTTTCCCGTATTCAGTGGACGGTTTGATCATGGCAGCTTTCTCTATCGATGCCTTCTTCAATATCTTTCTATCCTTTTCATCCACATCAATGTCGGCAACTTTACAGCAGATTGCAGGACATGTTGATGGACATGAATAGAATGAAAGTATTTCTTGAATCGTTTGGAAAAACGGAAAATCTTTTAGCCTAAGAACGTCACGCATGCCAAAAAATTGGCAAGATTGCATATATACATTTCTTATTATCACATTATATTGTTTCAATGCTCCACTTATGCGCATAATTCCCCCATTGCTGCACAAAAAAACGTATGCTCTGTTCACACCATCATAATCATCTAATGTTTCTCATTAAACTCAGTATCAGGTAGTGATATAGCTGTATACAAAAACTATTAACTGCAACTGATTCGTTGTGCTTCCATTGAATCTTTATTTATAATGTTGGTTACTAGCCATCCAAGTAAGAGGTGGGGGTTACCCATGTTAAAAGATTGTTGGTTGTGGCTTTATTTTTGGAAGGACCCATTAAAGGATGAATAGTAACGCAACTTAAATTGAGT encodes:
- a CDS encoding YkgJ family cysteine cluster protein; protein product: MRDVLRLKDFPFFQTIQEILSFYSCPSTCPAICCKVADIDVDEKDRKILKKASIEKAAMIKPSTEYGKHHYRINPPCPFLEHNKCSAYDQRPTICRLFPFNICPNPRALILYPCDVGASLFDDFIEYSNSVLKQPISEKMVYDFRQSHSSFTLEADRNLSITMIGIEINDLIPFKKYLESK